The genomic window GGTCGGTCCTTGCGCTGACTTTCATGCTGCGCAAACTGGGCAGGAAAGCCGATGCGTATTGCGCCGACCCGCTTCCCATCGGGTACGATTTCCTGGCCGGAGCAGAGGACATCAGGCACGACGTTTCCGATCCCTCTTCTTATGATGTAGCCATAACCGTGGACTGCGGAGACTTCCAGCGGGTGGGGGACGAGCTTGCGGAAGCGATTGCCCGTATCCCTTTGCTGATCAACATCGACCACCATGTCGGCAAATCCGTCTTCGGGCACATCAACTGGGTGCAGACTTCGGCGAGCAGCACATGCGAGATGCTGTATCGCCTGAGTTCCATGCTCGAAGTGCCGCTCGACGCCGACATCGCTTCCCAGCTCTACACGGGAATCCTGACGGATACCGGGTCTTTTCGGTTTTCCAACACCAACCGCGATGTGCTGGAAATCGCCTCCAGGCTTGTCGCATCGGGGGCGCAGCCGTCACTGATCGCCCAATACGTGTACGACTCCGGCCAGCCCCAGCGTTTGCGGCTGCTGGCCAAAGTCCTGGCCACCGTGACGTTTCACGCCGACAACCGCCTCGCCGCGGCGGAACTGAGCCAGAAAATGCTGGCCGAAACCGAAACCTCCCACCTGGACAGCGAAGGGTTCATCAATGAGCTGCGTTCGGTGCGGCCGGTCAGGCTGGCCATGCTCTTCCGGGAAGGCCGCAACGGAATGGTGCACGTCAGTCTGAGGTCCAAGGGGGATGTCGATGTCGCCGGTTTCGCCCACAAATACGGCGGAGGAGGTCATCGGCAGGCGGCCGCGTTTCGTGTCGCCGGGAACCTGGAGGAGGTCCGGTCTGCATTTACCACTGAAGCGTTGAGCTATATTGCATGAGAGAGATGTTTCCCATAACCGCGCAATCGAGCACGGCATCCACGGGCGGTAACCCCTCCCGCCCCGATTTCGCCATGCGCGAAAAGGAGCCGAGCGGGCTCCTGGTTCTCGACAAGCCTGAAGGAATGACGTCCTCGACCCTCGTCACCAGGGTCAAGAGGCTGTTAGGCCTTCGCAAGGCAGGCCACTGCGGAACGCTGGACCCTTTCGCCACGGGTGTGCTCCTTGTATGCGTGAACCAGGCCACTCGATTCGCCGAGCAGCTGACCGGCCAGACCAAAGTCTACCGTTTCACCGCGCGCTTGGGCATCGAAACGGATACGCTCGACAGGACCGGCACGGTGGTGCGCACCCGCGATGACGTGGTCCCGTCCGAACGGGAACTGCTGGAGGCGGTGCGCTTGCACGAGGGGACACAGGTGCAGGAGGTTCCTCGGTACGCGGCCGTGAAGGTTCAGGGAAAACGGCTGTACGAGCTGGCGAGAAAGGGAATCGATGTCGAGCTGCCCAGGCGGGAAGTGCATATCCATCGCTTCGACTTGATTTCCTACCGTTACCCCGAGGTTGTTCTGGAAACGAAGTGCTCGAAGGGCACGTACGTTCGTCAGTTGGCGGCGGATTTGGGGAGGCGCCTGGGATGCGGGGCTCACGTCATGCATCTGCGGCGGCTCGCGTGCGGCCCCTTCGGCCTGGAGCGGGCAAGCTCGCTGGAGCAGATGCACGACGGGGCTTCGGACGGCTCCTGGTTGGCGAAGCTCGTTCCCATGGCCGACGCGCTTTCGCACCTGCCCGCGCTGACGATCGAGGACGGGCAGGTTCTCAGTCGCTTGCGGTACGGACAGCTTGACGCAGACTGGGAGGCGGAACACTCCGGACGGTTTTCCCGGCGCGTGGGACCGGTGCGTATCGTCACCGCCGACGGACGCCTGGCGGCACTCTGGTGGCCGTGGCCGGAATCGGAGCACCAACGCCGTTTACGCGTGTTTCAACTTTGAGGAGAGGTTTCAGTCCATGACTGAATTCAGAGGAACGCAAACAAGAATGGTCCACAGGTCTTGCGATTGACATCCAGAGACTGACGACCGGGCGACCTGGGTCGCAATCAGTCAACACACAATACTTTATCACGTTCAAGGAGGATCAAGCCGTGGTAATGACCCCTGAAAAGAAGAAGGAAATCATCGAAGGATTCAAAGTGCACTCGGCCGATACCGGGTCCCCGGAAGTGCAGATAGCCCTGCTCAGTGAGAGAATCAGCTATCTGACGGAACACTTTAAAATGCACAAGAAAGATCATCATTCACGCCGGGGCCTCCTGAAGCTGGTTGGACAGCGCAGGCAGCTCCTCAATTACCTCAAAAAGAAGAACGCCGAACGTTACAATAACGTGATCGAACGTTTGGGACTGCGCCGCTAGCCGCGCCTGGTCATCTCTCCCTCGGGGCGAGATATCGTTCAAAATAAGGAAATGACCTATGAAGCATTCAGTTCAAGTGGAAGTCGGCGGTCGCCCGATGGTATTCGAAGCCGGGGAGATTGCCCGCCAGGCCGGCGGTTCCGTGCTCATGCGTTACGGAGACACGGTGGTGCTTATTGCAGCGACGAAGGAGGACCGAATTCGGGAAGGAATCGATTTCGTGCCTCTTATGGTGGACTATCAGGAGATGAGTTATGCCGCGGGGCGAATTCCGGGCGGGTTCTTCCGCCGCGAGATCGGCCGTCCGAGCGAGAAGGAAACTCTGACCTCCCGCCTGATCGACCGGCCCATCCGTCCGCTCTTTCCGAAAAAATACTGCTACGAGACTCAGGTGGTCGCCACAGTCCTTTCGGTGGACATGGAGAATGAACCTGATGTCGTGGCGCTGACCGGAGCTTCGACGGCTCTCCATATTTCCCCGGTGCCCTTCCAGGGACCGGTGGCGGCCGTACGCGTCGGCAGAATCAACGGATCCTTCGCCATCAATCCCAGCGCGAAGGAACTCCTCGAGAGCGACCTGAACGTCGTGGTGGCCGGCTCACGCGACGCGGTGGTGATGGTCGAAGGCGGCGCGGATTTCGTTTCGGAAGACGATCTCGTCGATGCCATCGACTTCGGGCACAAAGCCATTCTCCCCATCCTGGACGCCCAGGACGAGCTTCAGCGCAGGATCGCACCGGTAAAGGAGGCGCCTCCCGAGGTGGTGAGGAATGAATCCCTGGTCCAGGCTGTCCGGGACGCCGCCGCGGCGGAAATGCGCGCGGTCATGACCACGCCGGAAAAGCACCCGCGTCGCGATCGGAAGAAAGCCCTGAAAGAACGTATCCAGGCGGAACTGGTCTCCGATGATCCCGATCGCCCGAAGCAGATCGACAATATTCTTGAAGACCTGGAAAAGGAAGTGGTTCGGCGCATGATGGTGGAGGAAGGCCGCCGGATCGACGGAAGAAGGTTCGACGAGATCCGCCCCATCAACATCCAGGCGGGCGTTCTGCCGAGAACTCACGGTTCGGCGGTTTTCACCCGCGGCGAAACACAGGTGCTGGCCGTCGTGACGCTCGGCTCCTCTTCGGATGAGCAGAAGATCGAGGCCCTGGCGGGTGAAACCTTCAAGTCGTTCATGCTCCACTACAATTTCCCCGCGTTTTCCGTAGGCGAAGTCCGTCCGCTCCGCGGGCCGGGACGTCGGGAGATCGGACACGGGGCTCTCGCTGAACGATCGGTGAAAGCCGTGCTTCCCAGGGACGGCGAATTCCCATACACCATCCGGGTGGTCTCCGAGGTCCTGGAATCCAACGGATCGAGCTCCATGGCCACCGTTTGCGGGTCTTCGCTGGCGCTCATGGACGCAGGGGTTCCCATCACCGAACCGGTCGGGGGCATCGCCATGGGGTTGGTGAAGGAAGGGGACAAAATCATCGTTCTCTCGGACATCCTTGGCGATGAAGACCACCTTGGCGATATGGATTTCAAGGTCACGGGCAGCGAACGGGGCATCACTGCGATCCAGATGGACGTGAAGATCGCCGGAATCGACCGCGGCATCATGCAGCGCGCACTGGAACAGGCGCGCGCCGGCCGAATCTTCATCCTGGGGAAAATGAAGGAAGTGCTGTCGGCCCCGAGGCCTGAACTGTCCCCGTACGCCCCCCGCGTCATCACCATCATGATCAACCCGGAAAAGATCCGCGACGTGATCGGACCGGGAGGGAAGGTCATCCGTTCCATCGTTGCCGAAACGGGGGCCAAGATCGATATCGAAGATTCCGGAAAAGTCGTCATCATGAGCCCGGACGGCGCCGCCTGCGACAAGGCGGTGGAGCGGATCCGGGGGCTGACGCAGGAACCCGAGGTGGGGCAGCTCTACATGTCCCGCATTGTACGCGTCACCGATTTCGGAGCCTTTGCGGAAATCCTGCCCAACATCGAAGGTCTGATACACATCTCCCAGCTCGAGCACAGGCGGGTGCGCAAGGTCACCGACGTGGTCCAGGAAGGGGACGAGGTTCTTGTCAAGGTCATCGAAATCGACAAGGACGGGCGAATCCGCCTGAGTCGGAAAGCTGCCCTCGAAAAACCTGAAGGCGGCGGCCAATAGAGGGTATTGAACGCACACGAGGGCGCACGCTCTTCACTACCGGCCTGTGCCCCGTGGCCGTGGAAACTCCCCGGTTCGGCGTCTGAAGCGGCGCCGCGCCGTTTCGACCTGACGCTCGTTATCCGTGCTGATCGGCATCCTCAGTGGGAGAGAGGGAACATTGCATCAAAAAACGGTTCTCCGCAACGGTATTCGTGTGCTGACCGAAAAGATTCCTTTTGCGCATTCGGTATCTACCGGGATTTGGGTCGGCGTGGGATCAAGAGACGAGGAAGAGGATGAGAGGGGGATCACTCACTTCATCGAGCACATGCTGTTCAAGGGAACTCAGCGACGAAGCGCGCTCGACATAGCCAAAGAGTTCGATTCCGTCGGGGGGTTCGCCAACGCCTTCACATCGAAGGAACACGTCTGCGTTCACGCCAAGGTTCTGGCATCCCACCTCCCCCTGGTGGTGGACGTCCTTTCGGATATCTTCTTGAATTCCGTGTTCTCGGACAACGAAATCGAACGGGAACAACAGGTGATCCTCCAGGAAATCCGGATGATCGAAGATACTCCGGATGAGTACGTTCACATCCTTTTCCAGGAGATGTTCTGGAAGGACAACCCCCTGGGGCTGCCGATCTATGGATCGGCACAGGCCCTGGAGTCGCTCGACAGGACAAAGGTGCTTCGTTACCTGTCGCGGCATTTCCACTCCGACAAGATCGTCATCTCCGCGGCCGGCAACCTGGATCACGATCGTTTCCTGGAGCTCATCGGCCCCCCCATGGAAGGTCTCAACCATCCCGCGCTGCCCGGCCGGCGGGTCGTTCCAAAGAACCACCCCCTTGTCAGGATCATTCCCAAGGACCTGGAACTGGTCCACGTCTGTCTCGGAATGAGAGGCAATTCCCAGGTGGACGAAAACCGGTTCGCCTCGCATCTTTTGAACGTGGTACTGGGAAGCAGCATGAGCAGCAGGCTGTTCCAGGAAATCAGGGAAAAACGAGGCCTCGCCTACTCGGTCTATTCATTCTCGCACAGTCATGTGGACGCGGGCATCCTTGGAATTTACGCCGGAGTCGGCGCGCGGAACGTGCAAGAGACACTCGAGCTCATCCGGGAACAGCTCTCCCTACTGGCCGATGAACTCATCTCCGACGAGGAGCTCAATGCCGCCAAGGAATACCTGAGGGGAAGCATGTACCTGAATGCGGAAAGCACCGACTCCCGAATGAACCGGATGGCCAAGAACGAGTTTCTTTTCGGTCGCTTTGTCGATTTTTCGGAAATCGAGGAGAAGATTGTCGGTGTCCGCGCGGAGCAGATCCGGGATTGGTTCCGGGAAGTCTATACACCGCAGGAGTTGACGGTGTTGCTAATGGGACCGGTGGAGATGGACCGCGCCGATGTGGAAAAGGCACTCTCCTGACAGCCCGTGAAGAGAGCCAGGGAGATGCTTTTTGCCGTCCATGGAAAGGACGCGACCAGGGCCGCGTCGAAGTGAGCGGGCTGCCCTCGTCTTCCGCGACCCCTAGGCGGAAACCCGGTGGGAAACCCAGGGCGCCGCTCTCGGCGGGCCGGCTGCCGCATTTTCAAGGTGATGGCGGGAAGTTGGGTTCAGCCGGGGTGAAGCCCGGAGCGGATTGTTCCGCGCACTCCCGAGGACACGTCCATGTCGCTCATGTTTCAGGTCATTGCCAGCGGTTCCAAGGGAAACTCGATCCTGATTTCAAGCCCCCGGACGCACATCCTCCTGGATGCCGGGCTGAGCGCGAGAGAGCTTGTCCGCCGGCTCGAAAAGACTTCCGTGAACGCCCGGCAACTGGACGCGGTGGTCGTCAGCCACGAGCACGCCGACCATGTTCGGGGCGTCGGAGTGCTGAGCCGCCGGTTCGAACTGGTCGTCCACCTCAGCCAGGGTTCCCTGGAAGGCCTGGACCCGCAGATCGGCCGTCTGGCCGGCCACCAGGTCTTTCAGCCGGGCCGGGCTTTCGACATCGGCGACCTTCGGCTGCATCCTTTTCCCATTTCCCACGACGCCCGGGAACCGTCCGGTTTCGTTGTCGAGCACGCCGGCGTGAGGCTAGGCATCTGCACCGACCTCGGGGTCGTCACCGAGCTTGTCAAGGCAAGACTGCAGGGATGCTCCGGCCTGGTCATCGAAGCAAATCACGATCCGGACCTCCTGATCAACGGCCCCTATCCGTGGCACCTCAAACAGCGCATCAGGAGCCGGCACGGGCATCTGTCCAACATCGACAGCCTGGAGCTGCTGAAATGCCTCTACAACGAATGCTTGCGTTCAGTTGTGTTCGCCCACCTGAGCGAAACGAACAACCACCCCGAACTCGTGCTTGAAAACTCCAGGGATTTGGTCAACAATCCCCGGTGGGAGAAGGTCCGTTTCCAAGTTGGAAAACAGCATGACGTCACGCCGCCCGTCGAACTGATGTGACGCCGCCCATCCGGCGTCCTTCGCTCCATGCCCCGAATCCGGACGCTCATCAGGTTTTCCGCCCGGTATCGCAAAACACGGATTGACCTGTGCCGGCCCGGGACCTGCCGCCGCCCCTTCGGGGAACGCGCGCAAGCCCCGGCTGATACAATTTTGCGTTCAAGACGAGTGCATTGGCCGGGAAAGCATAAAGCCCTTCCCTGCGTCTGACGGGCGCATCGGTCCGTAGCAAGGGGCGGGCTCTATGCCCACCCGCTTCACCTCCCAACGGGCAGGTGTTGTGTCATCTCTTATGAACGCATCTCGGTATGAAACTACGATCGCAAGGATGATTCCGTGGAGACTCTGCAAAAGTGCCTGCTGCTTCCCATCGACGGAAGCGAGGAATGTCTCAGGCCGGTTTCGTTCCTGAAGCGCCTGTACCCTGACTTGCGGAACATCAGCGTGATCCTCTTCTACTTGCGACCTCCGCTGTCCCCTTTCTACCAGGAAAAAGCGGATTCCGTGCCGTTGCTGGAAAAAAGAAAAGAGTTGTTCGCCGCCAGGGAGAGGAACTCTCGCGCGATCTTTGAGAATGCGCGAAGACACCTCATTCGCGCGGGGTTTTCCGATGAGACGGTCCAGGAGTGTGCGGAGGAGAAACAATCCAGCGCAGGACGCCATGCATGCCTGCTCGCCGATATCAGGCAGGTGGACGCGGTCCTGGTTCAGAAGCGGGTCAGCAGCAGCCTGGAAGGTTTCCTGCGAGGGGACCCGACTTCGGACCTGCTTCGACACTGCCTGGCAAGCCCGATCTGGTTCACCGAGGGACAAGTCGATCCCGAGCGTGCCGCCATTTGCGTTCTCAACGAAGACGCATCGTTGCGGATCGCCGATCATGCGGCCTTCATGCTTGCCGATACGACCGTGGAGATCACGCTCCTGCATGCGTCGAGAACGGTACCCCGGATGATCTCCGCGCATCCGGCCGGCGTAATGGGAGAAGAGCTCGGCTCATGGCTGAAAACGCCGGCCGGGCAAGTCATCGAGCCCTTTCTGGCGGAATCCCGTCAAATCCTGCGCACGGCGGGAATCGACGAATCCAGGGTTCGCGTGACGCTCATTCCCGACAAGGGCAACACCGCCATGGAGATCCTCTCCCACTGCCGGGAACAGGGGATCGGCATCGTTGCCCTCGGCCACTCCGAACCTGCTGGGACGTGGGGGTTCTTCAAGAACTCGGTGACTCGGAAGGTTCTCTCCGAATTCAAAAACATGGCGGTGTGGGTGAATCAGTGAGGCTGAGCGGCATCCAGTGCGGCGACTCGGCGTGAATGACCCTCGGGGGTATCCGCGCAGTGGATGGGGAACGTCACGCGCACAGAGCGCACACGTCGATCCCGCCGCCTCGACGCCTTTCGGGAGGCGGCAGGGATCGAACTCGAAATTCAGCGGGGCACCGAAAGTCAGGCGCGCTTGGGCTTCAGTCCTTTCTTGGTCAAATCCTCGTAGATGATCAGAATCGGGCTCGCCACGAAGACGGACGAGTAGGTTCCCGTGATGATGCCGATCAACATGGCGAAGGTGAAATCATGGATCACCGCGCCGCCCAGGAAAAAGAGGCACAGCAGAACGAAAAGCACGCAGGTCGAGGTGAGCAGTGTGCGGCTCAGGGTTTGATTGATCGCATCGTTGACCATCACATCGAATTTCTGTTTCCTGTCCTTGTTGCGGTTTTCCCGGATACGGTCGTAGACGATGATCGTGTCGTTGAGCGAGTAGCCCGCAAGGGTCAACAGGGCGGCGAACACCTCGATGGTGAACTCCTTGTCGAAAATGATGAAAATCCCTATGGTGATCAGGATGTCGTGCACGAGGGACACCAGTGCCCCGAGCGCGTAAGGCAACTTGAGGATCCAGCACAGAACGAGCGTGACGCACAGCGCCGCCACAACAAGGTAGGTGACGTTCGTCTGGAGAGCCTCCATGAAGTAGATCCCGACCATCAACACGCCGCCCATCACGGCACTGGTAACCCATTTGAATTCGAACCTGCCGGAAATGTAGATGGCGATGAAGAGCAGCGCGTAGTACATCGCCTTGAGCGCTTTCTGCCGCAGATCTTCGCCCACTTTGGGACCCACCATCTCCACGCGGAGCACGGTGGCCTTGCCTTCACCGAAAGCTTTGGCAAGATCGCGATCGAACTTCTGCGACAGGGCCTGCAGCTCGGACGGCATGGCATCGGTTCGGATCAGGTACTCGTTGTTCTCCTTCGAACCGACTTGCTGGATGGTGCTGTTGGCGGCCTCTTCTTTGAGCGCCTCCCGAATCGCGTCCGGGTTTGTGGGCTGGCTGAATTTCACCTGGAGCAGGGTTCCGCCGGCAAAGTCGACGCCCATGTTCAGGCCTTTCAAGTAGAACGCCGCCAATCCGATCAAGAGAACGACGACGGACGCAAGGAACGCTTTGTAGCGCATCCCCACAAAATTCAGATTGATACCGGGCTTGATCAGTTCCATTACCGCTCACCCCTTTTGGCGTCCGTGACGGACTAGATGCTCAGAGTTTTGATCCGCCGCTGGACGAGAAGGTAGTCAAAGATGACGCGCGTGACGAAGATCGCCGTAAACATGTTGGCCGCCAAACCCACGGTCAGGGTGACCGCGAATCCCCTCACGGGACCGGTGCCGAACTGGAGCAGCACCAGGGCGGCGATGATGGTGGTGACGTTCGCATCGAGAATCGTCAAGGTAGCCCTGTCATAGCCCGTTTCCAAGGCTGCCCGCGGCGTCTTGCCCAATCGCAGTTCTTCCCGTATTCGTTCATAGATGAGTACGTTCGCGTCGACGGCCATGCCGATGGTGAGGGCGATACCCGCAATGCCGGGCAGCGTCAGGGTGAACCCGAACGCCGCCATGCCCGCCAGCACCAGGAGCACGTTGAGCGCCAGGGCGAGGTCGGCCACGACACCTCCGAACCGGTAATAGATGAGCATGAAAAGAATGGTTCCGATGCCGCCCACGATGGATGCAAGCACCCCCTTGTTGATCGAATCGGCCCCAAGGGAAGGCCCGACCGTCCTTTGCTCGAGGATCTTCACCGGCGCGGGAAGCGCACCCGCTCTCAGCACGATGGCCAGATCGCGAGCTTCCTGGTCGGTGAATGATCCCGTGATGGTCGCCTTGCCGCCGCCGATGGTCTCCTGGATGACCGGAGCGGAGTAGACGACCCCGTCCAGCACGATGGCAAGCTGCTTCTTCACGTTGGCTTCAGTGATCTTTTCAAACAACTTGGCCCCCTGGGCGTCGAAATCCAGGGCGACATATGAACTGCTGTGCTGGCGGTCGATTTCCACCTGGGCGTTGGTGATGTATTCGCCGCTCATGAGGGTCCGGTCGTTGAGCACGATTTGACTTTCCGTCCTCTGCCGGGTTGTCCGGTCCGTGTGCTTCATGGGATAGATTTTGGTCCCCGCCGGCGCCTTGCCCGACTTCACGTCCTGAGGGCTCACGCCCTCCGCCACCAGCTTGAATTCCAGTTGGGCCGTCTTGCCGATAAGTTCCACGGCGCGCTGCGGGTCTTGAATGCCGGGCAGCTGCACCAGGATGCGATCCTCGCCCTGCGGCCTGATGTCCGGTTCGCTGACGCCGAACTGATCGATGCGATTGCGTATGGTCTCCAGACCCTGGGCTATGGCCGCCTTCTGGACCCGTTCCACTTCTTTCTCGTGGACCGTCAGCATGACCTTGACGGTTCCTTCGGGCTGCGTTTCGGCGCTGACCCATTTCAGTGTGGGAAATTCTTTCTCCACGAGCGGGCCGATTTGACTCTGCTGCTCGGTCCCCGGGAGCTGAACCTCTATATCCCACTTGCCGGTCTTGTCGATCTTGTTGAACGCAATCTTCTCTTTCCGGAAAGCGTCCTTGAGGTCCTCGGCCAAGCGCGTCGCAGTGTTGCTCACCGCTTGGTCCGCTTCAACCTCCAGGATGAGATGCATGCCGCCCTGGAGATCGAGTCCCAGTCTGATCTTGTCTTTCGGCAAGAATTTGCTCCATCCCGGAGGCAAGGTCGAGACGAAAGTCGGCACCAGATAAACGACCCCCACAATGAGGACCACAACCACAAGAAGTGCTCGCCATTTAAGATTGCTCAAGTTCGCTCCTCCCGAAGCTCAATCGAGACTTTCCCTGAATCCGAGTGGGCCCTCCCTCTCCATCGCGCACGGCACGGGAACGCAACGCCACTCGGCCGGAACATGTTTTCCCGCTGTGACCGGAACGGGAAAGGGCACCCGACGTTTCCGCCCGCACCCGCCCGCATGTCAGGCCGCCGATGGCCCGAGGGCGCCTATTCGGCGGGAGTCTCACCCTTGGAAATCAAGGCCGCGATGTATCCTCTGTGCACCTTGACTCGAACCTTGTCGGCAATTTCGATAGTCGCCACCGTGTCGGTCAAACCGGTGATCTTGCCCTGCAGTCCTCCTTGCGTGAGGACGACGTCGTCCTTTTTCAGGTTGCCCAGCATGGCCCGGTGTTCTTTCTGTTTCTTTTGCTGAGGCCTGATCAGGAGAAAGTAGAAAATCGCGACCATGATGATCAATGGTGCGAAAGCCGCCAGACCGCCGCCTGCGCCTTCCGCGGCGCCGCCCTGGCCAGTCGTGCCCATTGCATAAGCAATACCGGTCAAATCCATTTGGTCCTCCATGCTGCCTTTTTAGGTTGCCGAACCGGAAATCCCCTTGCCTTTCCGGAACATAGGCCGTGCCGAGCTCCCGATTCCCAATCCGGTAACCTCCATGCATCCAAACGAAAGCGTTATATAAACGATATTTTGTGAAAATTGTCAATGGTCTTGAGCCGTGCG from Syntrophobacter fumaroxidans MPOB includes these protein-coding regions:
- the truB gene encoding tRNA pseudouridine(55) synthase TruB — its product is MREMFPITAQSSTASTGGNPSRPDFAMREKEPSGLLVLDKPEGMTSSTLVTRVKRLLGLRKAGHCGTLDPFATGVLLVCVNQATRFAEQLTGQTKVYRFTARLGIETDTLDRTGTVVRTRDDVVPSERELLEAVRLHEGTQVQEVPRYAAVKVQGKRLYELARKGIDVELPRREVHIHRFDLISYRYPEVVLETKCSKGTYVRQLAADLGRRLGCGAHVMHLRRLACGPFGLERASSLEQMHDGASDGSWLAKLVPMADALSHLPALTIEDGQVLSRLRYGQLDADWEAEHSGRFSRRVGPVRIVTADGRLAALWWPWPESEHQRRLRVFQL
- the secF gene encoding protein translocase subunit SecF, which translates into the protein MELIKPGINLNFVGMRYKAFLASVVVLLIGLAAFYLKGLNMGVDFAGGTLLQVKFSQPTNPDAIREALKEEAANSTIQQVGSKENNEYLIRTDAMPSELQALSQKFDRDLAKAFGEGKATVLRVEMVGPKVGEDLRQKALKAMYYALLFIAIYISGRFEFKWVTSAVMGGVLMVGIYFMEALQTNVTYLVVAALCVTLVLCWILKLPYALGALVSLVHDILITIGIFIIFDKEFTIEVFAALLTLAGYSLNDTIIVYDRIRENRNKDRKQKFDVMVNDAINQTLSRTLLTSTCVLFVLLCLFFLGGAVIHDFTFAMLIGIITGTYSSVFVASPILIIYEDLTKKGLKPKRA
- a CDS encoding M16 family metallopeptidase, whose translation is MLTEKIPFAHSVSTGIWVGVGSRDEEEDERGITHFIEHMLFKGTQRRSALDIAKEFDSVGGFANAFTSKEHVCVHAKVLASHLPLVVDVLSDIFLNSVFSDNEIEREQQVILQEIRMIEDTPDEYVHILFQEMFWKDNPLGLPIYGSAQALESLDRTKVLRYLSRHFHSDKIVISAAGNLDHDRFLELIGPPMEGLNHPALPGRRVVPKNHPLVRIIPKDLELVHVCLGMRGNSQVDENRFASHLLNVVLGSSMSSRLFQEIREKRGLAYSVYSFSHSHVDAGILGIYAGVGARNVQETLELIREQLSLLADELISDEELNAAKEYLRGSMYLNAESTDSRMNRMAKNEFLFGRFVDFSEIEEKIVGVRAEQIRDWFREVYTPQELTVLLMGPVEMDRADVEKALS
- the pnp gene encoding polyribonucleotide nucleotidyltransferase, translating into MKHSVQVEVGGRPMVFEAGEIARQAGGSVLMRYGDTVVLIAATKEDRIREGIDFVPLMVDYQEMSYAAGRIPGGFFRREIGRPSEKETLTSRLIDRPIRPLFPKKYCYETQVVATVLSVDMENEPDVVALTGASTALHISPVPFQGPVAAVRVGRINGSFAINPSAKELLESDLNVVVAGSRDAVVMVEGGADFVSEDDLVDAIDFGHKAILPILDAQDELQRRIAPVKEAPPEVVRNESLVQAVRDAAAAEMRAVMTTPEKHPRRDRKKALKERIQAELVSDDPDRPKQIDNILEDLEKEVVRRMMVEEGRRIDGRRFDEIRPINIQAGVLPRTHGSAVFTRGETQVLAVVTLGSSSDEQKIEALAGETFKSFMLHYNFPAFSVGEVRPLRGPGRREIGHGALAERSVKAVLPRDGEFPYTIRVVSEVLESNGSSSMATVCGSSLALMDAGVPITEPVGGIAMGLVKEGDKIIVLSDILGDEDHLGDMDFKVTGSERGITAIQMDVKIAGIDRGIMQRALEQARAGRIFILGKMKEVLSAPRPELSPYAPRVITIMINPEKIRDVIGPGGKVIRSIVAETGAKIDIEDSGKVVIMSPDGAACDKAVERIRGLTQEPEVGQLYMSRIVRVTDFGAFAEILPNIEGLIHISQLEHRRVRKVTDVVQEGDEVLVKVIEIDKDGRIRLSRKAALEKPEGGGQ
- a CDS encoding MBL fold metallo-hydrolase encodes the protein MSLMFQVIASGSKGNSILISSPRTHILLDAGLSARELVRRLEKTSVNARQLDAVVVSHEHADHVRGVGVLSRRFELVVHLSQGSLEGLDPQIGRLAGHQVFQPGRAFDIGDLRLHPFPISHDAREPSGFVVEHAGVRLGICTDLGVVTELVKARLQGCSGLVIEANHDPDLLINGPYPWHLKQRIRSRHGHLSNIDSLELLKCLYNECLRSVVFAHLSETNNHPELVLENSRDLVNNPRWEKVRFQVGKQHDVTPPVELM
- a CDS encoding universal stress protein produces the protein METLQKCLLLPIDGSEECLRPVSFLKRLYPDLRNISVILFYLRPPLSPFYQEKADSVPLLEKRKELFAARERNSRAIFENARRHLIRAGFSDETVQECAEEKQSSAGRHACLLADIRQVDAVLVQKRVSSSLEGFLRGDPTSDLLRHCLASPIWFTEGQVDPERAAICVLNEDASLRIADHAAFMLADTTVEITLLHASRTVPRMISAHPAGVMGEELGSWLKTPAGQVIEPFLAESRQILRTAGIDESRVRVTLIPDKGNTAMEILSHCREQGIGIVALGHSEPAGTWGFFKNSVTRKVLSEFKNMAVWVNQ
- the yajC gene encoding preprotein translocase subunit YajC → MDLTGIAYAMGTTGQGGAAEGAGGGLAAFAPLIIMVAIFYFLLIRPQQKKQKEHRAMLGNLKKDDVVLTQGGLQGKITGLTDTVATIEIADKVRVKVHRGYIAALISKGETPAE
- the secD gene encoding protein translocase subunit SecD, giving the protein MSNLKWRALLVVVVLIVGVVYLVPTFVSTLPPGWSKFLPKDKIRLGLDLQGGMHLILEVEADQAVSNTATRLAEDLKDAFRKEKIAFNKIDKTGKWDIEVQLPGTEQQSQIGPLVEKEFPTLKWVSAETQPEGTVKVMLTVHEKEVERVQKAAIAQGLETIRNRIDQFGVSEPDIRPQGEDRILVQLPGIQDPQRAVELIGKTAQLEFKLVAEGVSPQDVKSGKAPAGTKIYPMKHTDRTTRQRTESQIVLNDRTLMSGEYITNAQVEIDRQHSSSYVALDFDAQGAKLFEKITEANVKKQLAIVLDGVVYSAPVIQETIGGGKATITGSFTDQEARDLAIVLRAGALPAPVKILEQRTVGPSLGADSINKGVLASIVGGIGTILFMLIYYRFGGVVADLALALNVLLVLAGMAAFGFTLTLPGIAGIALTIGMAVDANVLIYERIREELRLGKTPRAALETGYDRATLTILDANVTTIIAALVLLQFGTGPVRGFAVTLTVGLAANMFTAIFVTRVIFDYLLVQRRIKTLSI
- the rpsO gene encoding 30S ribosomal protein S15; translated protein: MTPEKKKEIIEGFKVHSADTGSPEVQIALLSERISYLTEHFKMHKKDHHSRRGLLKLVGQRRQLLNYLKKKNAERYNNVIERLGLRR
- a CDS encoding DHH family phosphoesterase, which codes for MNESQLEILSEIVRAVKAGRRFLVVTHVRPDGDAVGSVLALTFMLRKLGRKADAYCADPLPIGYDFLAGAEDIRHDVSDPSSYDVAITVDCGDFQRVGDELAEAIARIPLLINIDHHVGKSVFGHINWVQTSASSTCEMLYRLSSMLEVPLDADIASQLYTGILTDTGSFRFSNTNRDVLEIASRLVASGAQPSLIAQYVYDSGQPQRLRLLAKVLATVTFHADNRLAAAELSQKMLAETETSHLDSEGFINELRSVRPVRLAMLFREGRNGMVHVSLRSKGDVDVAGFAHKYGGGGHRQAAAFRVAGNLEEVRSAFTTEALSYIA